CTCTTACTCACCAAAGAGTTATCTATGGCTCGTCGCCGGcctattatttcttcttctgctCCTGAGCCTTTTCAAGTTTTTTCTGTCCACTCTCAACCTCCCCTGCTTCCTACTTCATCTGCTTTTGCTGCTCAACATCAACCTCTTCACTCTGCTTCTAGGTTTAACTCAAACCGTGGTAAGCCATCTCGAGGTCACTTCTCTTCTAATCGCAACAGTCGCAATTTTCACAATTCTCGTGGTACTTTTTCTACAAATCGTGGCAATCGCAATTATCAAGGATCTCGCCAATTTCAAGGTTCTTCCACCTTCAAAGTTCCGTGTCAGATCTGTGGTTTCACCAGTCATGAGGCACTTGACTGTTTTGATCGTATGAATCCGGACATCTGTGGTCGAATCCTTCCAGCCAAACTTGCTGCTATGTGTGCGCACAATTCAGTCAAACCATCTCAGTCTTGGTTAATTGACTCTGGTGCCACTTCCCACATCACCAATGATGTAGCCAATATTTCTTCTCCTACTCCCTACACTGGAGAGGACAAAGTCTACATTGGCGATGGTAAAGGATTGTCTATTCATCATATTGGTTCATCATCTCTGCACACTCCCCATAATTCCTTTCAACTGAGCAATGTTTTGCATGTTCCTTTTATGAAACACAATCTCCTATCTGCATATCAGTTTCTTAAGGATAATAACTGTTCATTGACTCTTGACCCTTATGGATCCACTGTCAAGGATCGCATTTCGGGGAAGATGCTTTTGCACGGCCCTGTTAGGGATGGTTTCTATCCTCTCCAAGGTTCCACAAGTCTTCATCCATCTCCCTCAGCTCTTCTCAGCATCAAAGCACCTGTCACACTATGGCACAAGCGCCTTGGCCATCCTTCCTCCTCCATTTTCCGAAGGGTTATATCTACTAATAATCTTGCACTACAAGGCAAGAAGAGTGTTGATTTTTTCTGCTCAGACTGTGCACTTGCCAAGAACCACAAGCTTCCTTTTGGAGTGGCTTCTTCATCAACAACTCAAAGTCTCCAACTTCTGCATTGTGATCTATGGGGCCCTGCCTCTGTTACATCTAATAGTGGTTTCAAGTATTACCTACTTCTTGTTGATGACTTTAGCAAATATAGTTGGTTTTTTCCATTGAAGTCCAAATCTGATGTATTTTCTACATTTGTTACTTTCAAAAGCTATGTAGAAAATTTCAGTGGCAATAAAATCAAGATTCTGCGCTCAGATTCAGGGGGTGAATTCACCAGTCACTCTCTTGCTTCTTTTCTTCGAACACATGGCATCTTACATCAATTTAGTTGTCCACATACTcctgaacaaaatggttgtGCAGAGAGGAAGCATCGCCATCTTGTTGAGACAGCTCGAACATTACTTGTTGCCTCTCATGTTCCTCAAGtgttttgggttgaagccttctccACTTCCATCTATCTTATTAATAGGCTTCCTATTTCTGGTCTTACACAGTCTCCTTGGGAACTTCTCTTCAAGCAACATCCAGATTACTCTAAACTGAAAGTTTTTGGCTGTCAATGTTATCCCTGGCTTAAGCCTTACGTTCCTAGCAAACTGGATGCTAAAAGCAAAAGTTGTGTGTTTTTGGGGTATAGTCTACAACATAAAGGCTATAGGTGTCTTGATCCCGTGACCAACAGGATCTACATCTCTCGACATGTTGTGTTTGATGAACACTCTTATCCATTCCAGTCCCTGCTGAGTAACAGTTCAACTTCAGAGACTTCCTCTTCAGCCTATTCTCCATCCTTGGATCTTCACTTCCGCAACTATGTCTCAAGTTCTCCTACACCTAGTACCTCTTCAGAATCATCATGTCCATCTACCCCTCCACCTctacctccacctccacctcagCTCTCACTTTCACCTGCAGTTCCTTCATGCACTCAGTCAGTGGATCATTCTTCTAGTTCTTCCAGTTCTGTCTCTCTCAGTAATTCCTCTTTTGTGCCTCTTCAGCCAAGTCATCCACCAATTTCTAAGAATACACATCCTATGATTACAAGATCTAAGGCTGGAATAAACAAGTCTCGAGCTTATTCAGCCACCAAACATCCACTCCCTATTGATCTTGACCTTGTTCCTAGTACCTATCTGCAAGCATCAAAACATGCTCACTGGAGAGCTGTCATGCAAGCTGAATATAATGCTTTAATCTCCACATGAACCTGGTCTCTTGTTCCTCCTCATCCTTCTCAAAATGTagttggttgtaaatgggttttCCGGGTTAAGAAAAATCCTGATGGCACTCTTGACAAACACAAAGCCCGCTTGGTGGCAAAAGGATTTCATCAGCAAGAAGGGGTTGATTTTCAAGAAACCTTCAGTCCTGTTGCAAAACCAGTTACCATTCGAATTCTTCTTGCACTTGCTGTCCAATTTAATTGGTTCTTGAATCAGTTAGACATTAGcaatgcctttcttcatggtGACTTAAAGGAGGATGTTTACATGCAACAGCCTCCAGGTTTTATTGATTCCAATTCTTCCCATTTTGTTTGCAAGCTGAAGAAATCCttatatggtcttaaacaagctCCTCGAGCTTGGTTTGATAAGTTGTTTCATGCCCTTCATACCCTTGGGTTTCACCAATCCCAATCTGATGTTTCCTTGTTTGTCCTTCCTGGTCCTCAGCAAGTCATTGTTCttgtttatgtggatgatatcctAGTCACTGGCCCTGATTCTCAACTCTGTCAACATTTTATCCAGCAACTTAGTAATCTGTTTCCAGTGAAAGATCTTGGCCCTTTACACTATTTCTTGGGATTGGAAGTTCACAGGTCTTCCAATGGCCTCTTTCTTCATCAGACTAAGTACTTACTTGATCTCctcaagaaaacaaatatggAAGGTGCCAAACCTTGTTGCACTCCTCTCGGGTCTCAGAAGCTGGACCACAGTGGGCCTCTCTTATCCAATCCCACTGAATATCATTCTATAGTTGGTGGACTACAATATCTCACTTAGACTCGCCCGGATCTTGCATTTGCTGTTAATCAAATATGTCAGTTTATGCATGCTCCACGAGAACAACACCTTCAAGCAGCAAAAAGGGTTCTCAGATTTCTTAAAGGTTCTCTGTCTCATGGGTTATGGTTTACTAAAGGTACCCTCGCCCTTTCAGCTTActctgatgctgattgggctggctGCACTTTTGACAGGCGGTCTACCAGTGGatattgtgtttttcttggctcTAATCTCATCAGCTGGAGTGCAAAGAAACAAAGCACTGTTGCTCGTTCCTCTacagaagctgaatatcgtTCTTTAGCTCATACTGTTGCAGAACTCACTTGGGTTTGCAAAATTCTCAAAGATCTTCATTTCCCTCTTTCTACTCTACCTACCCTATGGTGTGATAATATTTCTGCAATCTCTTTAGCCTCTAATCCTATTTTTCATGCTCGAACCAAGCATGTTGAGATTGACTATCACTATATCCGAGAGTTGGTTCTTGCAAATCTCATCAAAGTTCAATATGTTTGTAGTGAAGACCAATTGGCTGATCTTCACACCAAATCTTTGTCCAAGAACAGGTTCTCTTTTCTCTGTTCCAAGCTTCCAATTGGAATCCTCACTGATTCCTCTtttagcttgagggggtgtaataGGGCAAATGACAAGTCATCCACTGTAGTTACTGTTAAGTAGTATGATAAAGCTAAATGTAATCAGTTATGTTAGTTACTGTAATTAGTTAAGATAGTTGAGGGTATTCTTGTAATTAGACTAAGGCAGCTAAAGCTATATATATTCACATCTGTGTAACTGATTATTCATTAAATACAATCAGAAAACTTACGGAGGAAGTTTTCTGTTTCTATAGTAAGGAGTCAAATAATACTTGTACTGCTATAAAATAGTTACAACAGTTGTAACAAACTGCTTGCGTTAGTTAGGAACTTGTCTGTAATTAGCTAGGTTAACTAAGGGTAGAAAGGTCATCAGATTTGTATCTCTATATATACCATAACGTACACTGAAATTATTTATGAATTGAAATCAAGATATTTTCTTGCAATTGCAGTTTTCTCATAAGCTAAGCTTTCTGTATGGTATCACTCGCCAACCGCCTTACGGCTTGTTGACATCTCAATTCTTTTCCGCTTTTCTGTTCATCGAATTCTTGCTGGAATTCATCTCTGAATTCCAAATTTCTCATTGATGTATTTCTTCATCTTAAATTCTCATATTCATTTATGACAAAAATAATCGTGACAGATTTTACCACAAAATTCTAAAAACATGAATAATAAATAtacgcaaaacagaaaaaagtgATTATCATTTCtcaagaaaatatattaaaaattattcTTCTCGAATATTATTACATAGTAGCGCACAACTGGTGTAAGCTTTTAAGTTACACATAtttgaaaggaaaggaaagaaaatgttgatttattttttaagtcaaCGCACTATTGAACATTTTAAGATGGAGCATAATCCAATGGTCCATAAGGCTCAAATAATTCAGCAAATAgtcccttctttcttttaggGTTCCATCCCATGTCCTTGCACAACTGGTCGTTGTACCATATATGAAGGGTACCGTTGCATGATCTCCGATAGTATTTGCCCGCGTATCGCTTTGCGAATCCGTCCCATTCGTTCACATCTTTCTCCATCTCTTTTATGCTTGGTAACGTAAATGTGCCTCCAAGAAGCTCAGCTACCCACCTGCATCTCATCTCGGAGGTGTACAAGTTCGAAAGACTCTCGGAAAATCCAATTACGGCTAGTTGTGGAATTCGTCCATGTATGCATTCCCTGATTGAAATAGAAGCATAATGAGGCATCAGATTTAAATGTTACAGTAGTTAATAAAACGACCAAATAAATCTACATGTGCACGCCGCATTTACTGATCACTTGTCTCACAAAGTTAAGACCTAGCTAGATAAAGATGGAACTCGGACTAGAGTTATGTGAGAGATGTGATCAGCAATAGCATAAACTTGCCGCAATGTGCTTTCAGAGGAGCTAACCTGTAGAGGGGTAATATGGCCTCCGTCGAACCAGCTATATAGTCCTGAAAGGTAGGAGACACAAACATGTCTTTCAGCTTTTTATCACCTCTAAACCCAGTAGCGAGTATCACCAAATCTGTCTTCACATGGGATACTTCCCCTTCAACCAAAACGCCTTCCTGGCAAAAGCTGAAGCTGCTGGGGGATTTTTTCAGTATGATGCTTCCCTCTTGGACTCGATCGTAGAACTTTTCCGGTATTGTTGAGATCAGACAAGAACTGATTTCTTGAAGAAATCTATGCTTAGGTACCATTCCGTACTTGGCCAACCCAAGCTTCTTAGTTACGTAGCTTTcaacaaattttgaaaatcCCCATCTCTGTTATAATTCACAAAACATATTCTTAATGAAATCCTCTTTTTACAAATTGATTAATACTAAGTTCAGAAAAGATAAGTTGATGACTCTTTACCGCCGTGGTGGAAAGTAAGCAATTCATGCACCACGGTGAGGGTTTGAACCTCACTGATTCCCCTTCCCTAACAACTAATTATTTAACCTAAAACATTATTGCTTATAAaacaatttcataaaaaataaatataaaaatttttaCCAGAGGTGAAAGAATTGTTGCAAGGAGACCAAGTAGGATGCCTTCACCAGGCTTATGAATCAACAGCTCCGAGAAGCGATTAAGGTATAGGTATGTCAGGGGCACACCCCATGGAAGATAGTCAGGAAGAGTCCAATGCTCTGTCTTGTAAATTACTGTGCATGGATGTTCAATCCCTGCaaacaaactaattaatcaAGAAGAATAGGTAATACAAACTATGAACAAAATGATCACTATATTCCGGGCACATGCCATGTGACAATCAATTAATTTTCACGAAACTAGCTACCATTTCTGTTCGAACACTCCATTGCAATGTCCAGTGCAGATTTCTGAAATCCAACAACTGTTACACGCTTTCCTTTCACGAAGTTACGCGCTCTTTCGTAATCCATTGCGGAGTAATCCTTTGAGTGTATAACCTCCCCATGAAATGCTTCTGGGCCCTTGTTGAAAGGGAATTCAGGAATGTTTGGAACACCACTAAACCGTCCGATGCAGAGGATCACAAAGTCCACAAGGTAAACCTGCTTATGCATAATCAGATCAGTATGACTTAAAAATTGCCAGTATGAAAGCATAACATAATTAAACTCGAAAGGATGTATACATATATCTATGCATGTAAAAATAAGAAGGCACCTCCGTTGAACGGCTATGTTTGTCTTCTACTGCAACTTTCCATTTCCCTTTGGAGCTGAAAGGCTCTCCAGTTCCACCCCAGTGACTCCAAGCTTGCATCTCATCCTCAGATGCACCTTCATACTCAATGCCACACACTTCGGTGTCGAATTTGATGTGCTTAAGCAAGTCAAAATGTTGAGCATATGATTGGATGTAATCCAAAACTTCATGCTGGCTAGGAAAGTCCTCTTCCACTGAAGACGGCCATGGAAAATCTGAGAATTGGTAAAGCGGTTTAGGAGTTTGGAGCTTGGTAGACTCAACAGTTTTGGTCCACACTCCTCCAATGCTGCTCGTAGATTCAAACACAATAGGCTGAAATCCCTTTGAAAGTGTGTACTTGCAGGCAAGGAGGCCACTAATCCCAGCTCCTACAACGGCCACCTGCTTTCCCATTTCTGAAAGTGTTGGATATCAGTCACTGTATGCTTGATTTTATACCGTATTCATTAATAAATGGGAGgatgtaattaaaaataatatcttgcCGACGTGAATTTAGATGTGTGCAGTTTCAAAATGACACGTTTCGTTTTTAGAAGATTAGTCAGTATAGTAGGTACTCCTAATGTGTACCCAAGTATTGTCCAAAAAATAATGAACATGCTATCTAATTTTTTtggactttaaaaaaaaaaagaaacacttAGCATTTTTTTATTGGGTGGGTGAAATTAGAAAGTGTGTGTATAAAGTACTTACTAGTGAATATTAAGGTATATTCTTGTTCTTTCTTAATATACACGATATTATCGACAGTTACAGGTGTGGGAGTAAATTCAACCTCATAATGGgttaatcataataatttagttcATATTCGActttgacgaaaatcgaacTTAACTAAGAccttttatttacaaataaaaataaaattataattataccATAATACTAAGCAGCTATCCTCATTCTTTTAACAAACTAACTTAAACACACTTAAGCTAAACAAAATACAATTAACTTAACAAGCAGTTTGTGATTTAATTCCAACACATTAAGGTTTGGCGCCGACCCCAATCTGAGACAAGAGTCGGCGGCTAGGATTTTCTACTTTGAGGGTTTTTATTCCCACGGGAGGGAGCTTTTTTACATCTTACATATATTCATTAACTTTAAATAATGCTGCAAaatgtttttgttaaaaataaatcaataaataattagTGTTTTTTGTTTAGTGtacagtctagtagtattcttcttcacttgtaaatgagagattttaggttcgattttcgcaAAATGAAACcttaaattacattattgtggCTAGCCGAGTGTGTGGCTTAATGCACTCTCTATCCACTTCctgtaaataatatattttgttaaaaaaatagttgAATGAGTACTtgcaaccaaaatttaaatatgttaGCTTGGATTATTCCTAGGACCTCGGTTCTCTCGTATAATTAAATAtgtactagccttcatgcacgcacTCATTCGAGTGCAGaaggtattttttgaatcacagcaTGCTACGtgtgacttacacgttttaaatcatgttagaagaaaagtcaaatatttgaagtaaatgaatagtcttagatcatgctagaagaaacctctcataaaccaattaaagtagttgaattcacataataaaatcagtttttatagaatttatattaagaatagagaaaataatatttaataaaaaaattgattgaatcacattattgttagcctattgtgaggcaaAACCCACCCCCtctcctttagtgtagataatattgtttgttaaaaaaaaaaaaaatcatttgataactaatttaatcacattattatcaaTGACTATTTTATAGCCGGCATTACaggtctcttaagatgttttgaacgtgtttaaaatagagagaataatatttaataaacaactaattgaatcacattattgctagcccaatATGAGACTAAGTCCACCTCATTtctccttagtatagataatatcgtttgttacacaaaaaaaaaaaaaaaaaaaaaaaacaatcatttgacaactaatctaattacattattatccgcgtgcaaatttataaccagcattacaTGCCTCTTATGGTATTTTgaaagtgtttaaaaatagataaattaaattacattattgctagcctattgtgaggtactaattaaaaattaaaaattaaaaattaaaaaaacccacaaaatcattaattactaaaaaattctactaaaatgatgaaaatgccatttccttatttgatgcattattttggaatgcctttgaagttttttgttttgggggcatttttatccaatttttttggtaaagatTATGACACCAAAACACTATTCACCTTTTGTgttctttttatatataatagataTGAAGCCTGCAAATTGTTACCCATAAATGATTCATATAAATATAATTGGCGTATCATCAATCCAAGTGTTTTAAGCATTTACCCAATGGACAATTTCTTTTGGACGACGTACGTCAAATAAGGTGGCAAATAGATTGGCGAGGCTGGGTCTCACTCTTGATACTCCACTTACTTGGTCGAAGAATCCCCTATGGCACATAGATTGGTGAGGCTGGGTCTTACTCTTGATGCTCCACTTACTTGGTTGAAGAATCCCCTGATGTGATTTCTAATCTTCTCATTGAGGATAGTAACGCTTTGTAATCTATTATGGTGCGAGACTTTTTTTCCCTTAGACCAGGTTGAAATCCCcgacaatattttttttcgaGACTCATTGTATGCACCCTATTCTCAATTATTGTACG
This genomic stretch from Pyrus communis chromosome 2, drPyrComm1.1, whole genome shotgun sequence harbors:
- the LOC137727001 gene encoding probable flavin-containing monooxygenase 1, which translates into the protein MGKQVAVVGAGISGLLACKYTLSKGFQPIVFESTSSIGGVWTKTVESTKLQTPKPLYQFSDFPWPSSVEEDFPSQHEVLDYIQSYAQHFDLLKHIKFDTEVCGIEYEGASEDEMQAWSHWGGTGEPFSSKGKWKVAVEDKHSRSTEVYLVDFVILCIGRFSGVPNIPEFPFNKGPEAFHGEVIHSKDYSAMDYERARNFVKGKRVTVVGFQKSALDIAMECSNRNGIEHPCTVIYKTEHWTLPDYLPWGVPLTYLYLNRFSELLIHKPGEGILLGLLATILSPLRWGFSKFVESYVTKKLGLAKYGMVPKHRFLQEISSCLISTIPEKFYDRVQEGSIILKKSPSSFSFCQEGVLVEGEVSHVKTDLVILATGFRGDKKLKDMFVSPTFQDYIAGSTEAILPLYRECIHGRIPQLAVIGFSESLSNLYTSEMRCRWVAELLGGTFTLPSIKEMEKDVNEWDGFAKRYAGKYYRRSCNGTLHIWYNDQLCKDMGWNPKRKKGLFAELFEPYGPLDYAPS